The Zerene cesonia ecotype Mississippi chromosome 11, Zerene_cesonia_1.1, whole genome shotgun sequence sequence ATTATTACCTTCTCCGTTTTCACCAATGCATCCAAAAAGTGTTTCGCAAAGTTTGACAGTGATGTCAATTATgctaagattttttaaattttatatatcgtTTATTGATACAaggtttttgaaaatttaaacgcTTCTTCAACACCAAATGTTGTATTCGTCGAGTGGTTCGGTAAAACGATATTTGCTTAATGCTTAATGTTCAAGTACAAAATAATGCGCTAcaacatttaactttttataaatagcttaGTCACTCCATCGACTTCAATTACTCTATCTGTGTATATTTGTTGTAAACAAGTTTTTTGAGGGAGTCGAggacgcttcggcacgaattgagccagctcgcaccggggaagtaccacaccccacacagaaaaccggcgtgaaatagtggcatgcactgtgttttgtacggtgagtgggggagccggaggcccgttttcttttcctcactcgtcccagtccattccttcttttcagtcgttaatcttttccttttcccttaccccgtaaaagcgggcagcgcattggcagaggcactacctttgcgaatgttcatgtgcagtggtgatcgcttaccatcaggcgaactgctcagttgcccgctatgacataaaagaaagaaaaaacaaattaatagataTGTTGCACAAAAGAACATATTTTTGCAAAAACTGAACTAtcgcaaataaaacatacaagctttttctttttatataaataaggttttttaacactttatCGATCATCTTTGCTCTATAGTTTATCAGCCATCTTCGAAtcgtaatgtttttttctccTACCATTGCTTAATCTGTGATCTTAATGCCAATTGCCATTGACATTTTGATTTTGTGGAGAATTATTCTAATTCTACAATTCACTGAAGTTGTAGGTAAaactaatttcaatttatcgaaAATTCCTCCGCTACTGCTATCAAAAACTTATTCTTCCCGTTTATTAAGCCTTTAATTCCTATTATATTTGCTTCGCCTGTTATTTGTCTctcgaatataatttttcgttaCAAATTAGgtagtttattaatttgaatcatGATGGGGGACGTTGACAAGTGGATTGAGATTGCAAAAAGGTGTAAATATCTGCCTGAAGACGATTTAAGAGAACTATGCAACATAGTTTGTGATCTTCTCCTTGAAGAGCCGAATGTTCAACCGGTGCAGACACCTGTAACTGTATGCGGTGATATACATGGACAGGTATGTCTTTATTTCAAGAGAGCGAATATACTCCTGCTTTTTGTTAATGTTAGCTTTTGGTCGAAACTGCTCGTATTCGAATTGTGAACCTAAACCATTCTCAAATccacataaattttttattaaattggtgCAGCTGTTAAGGACTTTACACCCGGAGGAGTATCAAATACACACAGAGATATATggataaacattatttatattttcgtattattttttattaatctgttAAAGTCTCACAGTGAATCAAAAGTTATTTACAACtagtttttgataaaaaatagtagATGATCTAGACAATAATTCATTGTGTTTATTCCTTTGTAGTgtgactaaataaataatatgtttttttttctcatatgAGTGTGGTTTTAGTATAGTGTATGATTTGAAGTTTTCCTTTGCAGTTTTATGATCtagaagaattatttaatattggtgGGCAAGTGCCTGAAAcacagtatatatttatgggTGATTATGTAGATAGAGGATACTACAGCCTTGAAACACTAACACTTTTAATGGCATTAAAAGCTAGGTATCCTGACAGGTGAGAAATATTGAGCTTttcaagttaaaatttaatatttatgaatagcagaaaatccaataaaaaatatgcctaTTTTTGTTTACTCAATTTCTCtagattatatttcaattgatatttTGTTAGAGGTGTATTTCATTAAGTTGTTAAATTTTCTCAGACCAACAGTAAATTGATATCACCTgcttatctataatttattattggttTCTTTAGGATAATTTTGCTTAGAGGGAATCATGAAACATGTCAAATCACCAGGGTATATGGGTTTTATGATGAATGCCTTACTAAATATGGCAATGCAAATGCTTGGAAGGACTGTTGCCGTGTATTTGACTTGCTGACAGTTGCAGCTGTaagtttttttcataaacatttaaagataTGACAAGCTATTAGCCAAAAAGCCAATGCTAAGCCATTAATAGTGTACTATAAGCCATGTATATAGccattgttaaatttaatctttttatttaaaatgtgaaaagattaaaatttcttttgttaattaatggtgcaaatataaatcagtaatttacaaaaatgttttaaaaaaatatatgttttttttcagcTCATTGATGAAACAATTCTTTGCGTACATGGAGGGCTATCTCCGGAGATATCAATGCTAGATCAAATACGTTGTATTGATAGAAATCAACAGATACCTCACAGAGGTGCATTTTGTGATTTACTTTGGTCAGATCCAACTGATGATGAAGATATTGAAAAATGGTAAATATAAGTCATGTGTTAACATGTaagtgtaagaaataaaaagaaggtgtatattgaatataagtTTAATTGTAGTAAGAATGTACTGCAATTCTACACAACTGCCTAATGGATGtagtcattttttttatgtcatagtgggcaactgagctggtggttcacctgatggtatattatagtagtacctggatgaccgagctttgctcggttttacttcgtgaagttagattgtttataagcgttttttccaagatcgtttaggcatttttaagtgaacacgtgcatttataaaacacaaaacaatataaacaattagtctaacctcaaaaGACAAACAGtcattgacttcgttacttaacaaagccatctgctggaactttaattattcgccaaagaatagtattattattattcgccaatagatgtcaggaagaaaaaaaagtattagtattattagtCGCCATCTATTGGCgtcaggaagagtcgctaagcttaagtcgataaaacacgaatatgacattttctaaaaaagattcctagctagatcgatttatcgaccccgaaaacccctatatactaaatttcatgaaaatcgttggagccgattccaagattccaattatatatatatatatatatatatatatatatatatatatatatatatatatatatatatatatatatatatatatatatatatatatatatatatatatatttatttatatatacaagaattgctcgtttaaaggtataagatatagtaTAGTTGTTATTGAGGGTTAACCCGAAAGTTTAAGGCACTCTGAGGCATTTATATCACAttcacataacattttattcgaagtatttattgcattaattttCATGACTTTCCtgctatttaaaaacaagatAATGTCTCTATAAGATGTTGTTTGGTTAGCTAATTACATTACAACTTAAGACAATgcctttttgatttttataggATTTATGGAGTAAGGAGTCtaagacaaaaaatatattatacatattcaaaTACTGTACAGGacttttactaataaataattctataacCAACAGGGCAATAAGTCCTCGTGGAGCTGGTTGGCTGTTTGGTATACTGGTAACAGAGctgtttatgaattataatgacctaaatttaatatgcagAGCTCATCAACTTGTTAATGATggtatgaaaatgttttatattttcataatttttgaaaGTAATTGGATTcttcaaattatatagaattgaattttcaaatttattttgcaaccttcaatgttaaataatataatttttttttaggttacAAGTATATGTTTGATAAAAGATTGGTCACAGTTTGGTCAGCACCTAATTATTGCTACAGATGTGGTAATGTAGCATCTATTATGGAATTCAAAACTGTGAATGATTGGAATGCAAAAATTTTTCAAGCAGTACCAAATAGTGAAAGAGAAGTCCCTCCACAACATACTACCCCATACTTTTTGTGAATTTAAGtgcaatttgtatatataagtatttcatGTTTGTAattctatacaataaattgttaatcaataatttggtgactttattatatacaataaaagctGTGTCACAAATAGTActgtaatttcttatttaaatattaatttctgttTATCATTCAttcttcattaaaaaaatggaatgATATTGCAAGTGTTTATTAGGAagcaattcaaataaaacgatggtttgcatttattaaatattttattttttggctACAGAATGATGAGAAAGCCAACATGAACTGGAATTGTGACACTTACAAATATCTATGATGGTATTGtggtgtttattaattatataatattacgattATGAAGATTTATTCCCTGTTATAATCAAAAGTATAATCAAAGTAGGCTTGGTCGAAACTCTGTACTCTAACATAACCATCTTCACCACCAGAAGCGTAACTTCTACCATCTGGATGGAATGCCAAACTGTTGATAGGACCAAAGTGACCCTTAACACGTCCAAACTCTTCTTCGAATACAAGATGGAAGAATCGCGCATCGAATTTACCTTGTCTCGTCGATGTAGTTGTTACTTCCATTGCATCTTGTCCTCCACCCAGAACAACATGATCCAGTATGGGACTGAGAGCTGCAGAATTAACAGGACGCTCGGTTTTATATTCCTTTAGTAATTCCAAAGAGCTTGTGTCGAACAATTTCGCCGTTTGGTCTTTTGATGCGGTAATAAACATTGTACCATCGCGAGATAATTGCATGTCGTTTATTTGACGGGAGTGTTCCTTGATTGAGTGGatcttctttccagtctaaaaaataatgtaaaataaattatacgtaGTATTAGTTGACTATCATTTCTTAGTGCATTAGTAAAGTAGATCAGCGAAAAGTGAAAAGTATAATTATGGCAGGCACAGAAGCCTAATCATAAAGAatagtaacaattaataaatgagagttttaatgttacttaaaaatatttatagtgtggtgtcaaaataaaaaatgaaaaaagaaaacatttttttttgtcaatattGTAGACTGGCATGCATTATTTAATTGGTTCAGCTTCTTATTCTATTGCTatcgtataaatttatacttgaCTTATAACAACATACCCTCAAGTCCCATTGAATAAGGTCTCCAGCTTCATGACCTGTAATGATGGTTTCATCAAGGGAACCCCAAATCATTGATGTCACCTTTGAATCGGTAATTTCCCATTTCAGAATTGGCGATGCAGATGAGATGGAGTCATCAATTGTTCTTGTGTCAATAATGAAcacctaaaatatataatgtatatattttaatacacatatatcTTGCACCAGATTAATCACACTtcacagtaatattataaatgtgaaagtttgatGTTTCTTTctatgtttgtccgtcaatcataCTGGAACTactgaattgattttattttgatgaaatttggtatacagacagggtattgGCTCACTTGcgtgataggatatttttttattctaattaaatgcttccttgaGATAAACAAGGAATAATCGGACATGTCAAGCCTAAAATActactaaaattttatttctgtatacAAAACTTGCATGAATACTAATTATAAGTGCAAGTATGATTGGATgcttcttatttatttcattaacttCGATTTAAATATCCACAAGATatgattatgatgaaaatttcttataaatttctcAAACTTTACCTCACAAGGGTGTCCCATAGCCTTGTCTGTTGTATAAGCAGCTTGGTAGGCACTAAAGCTGAAGTTGCATGTTCTCACAGAAGAATTTGTCTTAATGGTTGCAATATTCTTACCTGTCTCTAAGTCCCATAATCTGGTatgaaagaagaaataaaattaataacataaaaagtatGACATCTTCATAAGAGCCAAAACTCAAATATGTATctcaaaaaaaatttagtgTGTTTCAtggtaaaaattattagaaagtTCCTTcttagtttgtttattaaattaaataaaggttAAGTATTTTCTGTTCATAAAATTTGTGAAAGAAATTGATTTGTAATGAAAGCAAAAACATCTTCGCAACAGTTGAGACTTCTATTATTAGCTTTAAGTAATCGTggttataatacattatacgaCAACAGTAACAGAAAAATCTCAGGGCAGATTTCTTGTCAGCATCAATAACATAGTGATTAACTAACCAAATGTACAAACTACATTTATGtcaagatttatataaattatgtgatgtaaatatttataacataagttCAATATACCTGCAAGAActgtcaccaccgcccgtaaTAAGATTGATACTTTGCCAGTCAACGTCAAGGCACCAAACTACACCACCATGACCATTAAATGTGCCCAATCGTTCACCATTTAGTGACCACCAGACATTTGGCTTAGCATCTTTCGCTGCAGAAAACAGTAAGTCTCCTTCACGGTTGTATTTTATCTGTGTTATAGCACGTTCGTGCCCTTGCAACATTAGGGGTTTCTGAAAAAGAATCGACTCATTAGTTATACACCGCACCGAATATCTTCATACGAATAGTCTTATTTTACTACTGTTGCAATACATCTACggtttatgaaaaaaaaaaaaaatcgattaccATTTTGAAgtatattctataaaacaaattttattgaaaaatacacTATCGTAACATGTGGCGGTAGGTAAGCCAAAATGACTTTGACAATTGGCAATTGGCAGATTCGATGAATGAGGATGACAATCACAGTGGGAGCTCAAAAGAGAACAGAGAAAGTGTTACCACGGGAAtagataacatataaaaaaatatatgaacattattattgaaaagtatggaaattaattgctttttatgataaatgtgaataatcttattatttgttaatgtaCGTATAATAATCGTGTTGTTagtgaaatacaatattacaataagcGCCATCTATCACTCACTTGTATTAAtcgctatattttttaaggtgCCCTGGATGGCGCGGTACTAGACAGCCTTACGGTGTTGGTATCTTAATGGAAATTGTTGGTTGATTATTTTTAGAGGGAAGATCGACGACGATCTATAGATAAAATTGGAGATTTGTACTAGGATGGCGGTTCTTCAGGGGTCTGATTACGTAAACACAATAAGGCGCGCATGGGGGCAGCCTAATCGTGTGAGCATTATTCAAATCGTTGTCGCATTAATAACGAAAATTTaacaacttatttaaaaaaaaatccttgtaTTTACCGATATTACCGATAGTCAATAAAAAGTTGAGGATCGGAGCGCTCTAATTTTTGCACAGCTTAGCTTAGTCGTAATGTTCGGATTGACCataaatttgtacattaatCATCCTTTTTTTTCTTCCATTATGGCATGGTAATCATCCTTTTTGCATAACGAAGCCCgatgatttgaaaaatgagTATGTGATGTCATcagataacaaaaaatgtttatgcatCTAATAGAAGAAAAAAGTGAGCACCGACGTGATGTCATGTTCACCCACTGCGGAGATGCAttttacatctgtttcactgataaattttatctttagaatttttttgCGTTAGCAAACTTCTGTCATTATACGTCAtgctgatatattttattagtgacTACATAATTAAATCTGAAATTTTACATGTTTAGTTAATACCAGAGAGTAGTATAACAATACCTATTGCGTATTCCTTATACGAAGGCTCTACTTTTTGGTACTCTAATCAAGAATTACGAAATACAAATGCTGAATAACTGTGTCTGTATTTTAAGGAAAGTGtccgtatttttttatttgccaaaaatatttagatagaCCCTTGTAAATGGATATTGGTTATTCTTTGTCACTTAAACAAAACTTGAGGGATAATTAAGAAATGATTATCGTAACTTTCATTGAACCCACGCCGTCTAAAGCGGAAATTGTTGTTAGCACaccaaaaaagaaaacaaacaaatatttcacatacattttattttcttaagttATTAACCATTGATTTCCAAGAGTAcaactaaaaaacaaattaaagtaCAAACACGTTTTGCATTTCTAACTAAACACAACTGTAGGTAACTTCTCTTGGCAAACCAGTACACGATTCTTTGACTTACATTACCCGGCGCACCACTCGAACGAGACATGAAAATCCAAATACAGACATCAAAATCAATAGTACCTACTAACAGTCAAATCTTAACTTGGTCGAATTTTAACAACAGCCTTTTCCATCGAGaaacattacatttacaatCAGCAACTAATGTGATTTGCTACAATAAACATAGAAACCCTAAGGTATttgaatacttaaaaatacactatTTCTGAAGCGATAAGTCTTGAAATTGAGCGAGCCcaactattataaatacgtgAACAGCACACTCAACCATTGAATTCTTATGATAATGATGTTATAACTTCGGTTGTACACAAAATTGTTATGTGAGGCACTTTATGTGAGACTGCGTGGTAAACATCCCGTGGCGATTCTAAATATGTAAACACTTAATAATGGTATTGTTCGTTTAGAAGTCTTTGTTGTAagtatgaaagaaataaataacatgaagCGCACGTGTTTGTCTAAACGTAACGAACGcggttaatttataataattaaacttggGGTATAACTTgtagtaataaatgtatatatataaagatatatgtatatatatttgccCTTTGAGTTCAAAATCTCATCTATgacaattaattacatacaacaAACACTTATCAACATttccaaatatatattctcTTATTATGGTTTTACAATCGTCttgtaactattttaatacaacGTCTAATGTACATAGTTTTAACCCTCCTTTTACcgaaatacatacatacatgaaaTGCTATTTTATACACAACAAACTTACtctaaaatgtgaaaatattgttgtCGCATATTAGATGCAAATATTCAATGTCTATCGGGTTATATAGAAAGTGtgaaatgcatattttttttcttgattttaacttataaatatattaacatcatACACTTACgaattaagattaattaatttatatcagtCAAATTATTTTCGCGATAGTATCTAGGCAATTACTGACTtctgtattatatgtattcgAATATAAGAAGTTAGGCTACAATTATTATACCAGCGGTGTatagtacaataattattattattagattcctaaaataataatatcatgtaaACATTTAAGTTGTATCGCTGTACATTAAATGTATCTATGAAAACTTGAAATTAAACCTCTCAAATTGATATAAGTGTAGATTCAAAAAGcagaaataaaagtttactTCTCATAATTTCTATCATTTCGTggatgttaaaaatgtattcacaGTTCACACAATGTTTAATTctaacatattaatttagaaGAGCAACGTAAAGCAGAAAATTACTGTTTATGTACTAAAGTATAGCCTCGATAGGCTAAGTTTCCTATTCTAATTAGGTACTCGCCAGTAATGCGCCAATTTCATCGTTACTCACTAATACTATCCTTTGTACAACGCCAATAACATTCTTACGTTCTATTTATCCTTTGATACATCGCCATTATTAGTTTGcactaatattaaactattttactaacaaaataagTGTCATTATACTTACAATATCATAAAGAAATAAGACGAGCGATGAACGAATCGCAGTTATTCTAGTTCTTCATTGATACAcgttaaaaatctataaaggCATCTTTACCTCAGACTTTAGATTCAACACCGTCGTGTTGATGGTGTTTTATGaactaattatttaagattaagttataatattaaatgaataataaatatgcgtAGGTAATCcgaataatgattataaaaaagccTTTTTGTAATGGACAAAATTTTAAGCACCATACATATATGAAGGACAATTAATAcgtatgataataaaaacaatattatgttcGAAAAGACGTAAAAATCACAATGAAAGCAGTAAATGAGGGTGATTTCGATATTTTGTCGCTGTTTCCCTATCACATATACGTAATAATCGcgagtaataattataattacaaagaaaacaaCAACATGACTTTAGGCATAAAATGGCAGTATTGTAACTGgttgtttttcataatttatgtacaaaagtATCTCCTAATACTTAACTAATGGTAACACGATGAGGAACGGACGCGTGTCGCTCATTCAGGTAACagaattttctaattaaatatttatagtaacaaCATTATAcctaacttataaaaaattcattacgAATTAGTGTACCTACATTGTAAGTAGCTAGGTATTAGTATTTCCCAATATGATGTATGTACTTAGTATTAGTTAGATGATTTGATGATTTTCAAAGGTATGACAgaggaattataataaaatgtcagatgtaaaaaaaagtgaagtgaagtatatttaaatagttttaatataatgtagaaGAAATTCATCAAGATGATAATGTCATGAAAGTCGTATGGGATGAATAGAGCCGAAGTCTGCATTTGAAGGATTGATAAAGGGATGTTAATGCGCAAAATTTTAACCTAGAACCTAAGTCCTTATAACGAACTTTTTGGTTTTacaattacttaattttttaattggcGTACATCGCCGATGACTTATCCTAATGGTAACTGTTCACCGTTGCTGGAacgtttattacaattaaaatattaaagttaatacAAAAGATTAATAACggcacataattttaaaaacaagagGCAGTGATCATTGACAGTGTCAGTTGAGACGTCAGGTTTTActtagaattaatttaaaggcaCAATAGTGACTAGTGACGAagtcaaatacattttatattgagaTGAGATAAGTCACGAGACCAACTGCGATTACTACATCAGCTGCCGGGTTTTGTTTTCAAACACTTAGGACGTGTTCGATTTTGATTGTAGCAATGAAAAGAATATGTATAATCGTACAAGTCACTAGTGTacccatttaatattaatcggTGA is a genomic window containing:
- the LOC119830111 gene encoding serine/threonine-protein phosphatase 6 catalytic subunit; translation: MMGDVDKWIEIAKRCKYLPEDDLRELCNIVCDLLLEEPNVQPVQTPVTVCGDIHGQFYDLEELFNIGGQVPETQYIFMGDYVDRGYYSLETLTLLMALKARYPDRIILLRGNHETCQITRVYGFYDECLTKYGNANAWKDCCRVFDLLTVAALIDETILCVHGGLSPEISMLDQIRCIDRNQQIPHRGAFCDLLWSDPTDDEDIEKWAISPRGAGWLFGILVTELFMNYNDLNLICRAHQLVNDGYKYMFDKRLVTVWSAPNYCYRCGNVASIMEFKTVNDWNAKIFQAVPNSEREVPPQHTTPYFL
- the LOC119830110 gene encoding eukaryotic translation initiation factor 3 subunit I, whose amino-acid sequence is MKPLMLQGHERAITQIKYNREGDLLFSAAKDAKPNVWWSLNGERLGTFNGHGGVVWCLDVDWQSINLITGGGDSSCRLWDLETGKNIATIKTNSSVRTCNFSFSAYQAAYTTDKAMGHPCEVFIIDTRTIDDSISSASPILKWEITDSKVTSMIWGSLDETIITGHEAGDLIQWDLRTGKKIHSIKEHSRQINDMQLSRDGTMFITASKDQTAKLFDTSSLELLKEYKTERPVNSAALSPILDHVVLGGGQDAMEVTTTSTRQGKFDARFFHLVFEEEFGRVKGHFGPINSLAFHPDGRSYASGGEDGYVRVQSFDQAYFDYTFDYNRE